The Methanomicrobiales archaeon HGW-Methanomicrobiales-1 genome segment CAGGTTCATCCAGACCCCGTCAGAATAGCGGGCTGCACCGCCGTTCCGGGAATAGCCGGTGGCAGCCCAGATGGAACCATCACGTACTTCGGTCAGCGCCCGTACCGCCGGGTGAGGGAGACCGTCACTGACAGTATACTGGTGCCACGAAGTCCCGTTCAGCCGGTAGAGTGCTCCATGCATCACGGCACCGCAGCCGACCCAGAGATCACCGGATCTGGGGGCGAGGAGTACGTCAGCAGAAGCGATCGCAGGCATGCCCCCGGGTCGAAGGCTTACCCACCCGCTGCCATTGTTTACAAAAACATCGGTCTCTGTACCGACAACCATGGTCCCGTCCTTACGTTCAGCAAGACTCAACACTTTTGTAAAGGGAATCCCGGGGCCCGGGGCAATGATCTCCCACGATGCATGGGTGAATTTCACCAGCCCCCCGTCATGGCCGATCCAGATACTGCCGGTATGATCCCGGAAGATCTGCCGGACATAGCTCGTGGGCGGGGCTCCGTCAGGAAGGGGGAGACGGGAGTTATTCGTGCGGCTAATGAGAATAATTCCGTCTTTCCCGCCGGTCCAAAGCGTATCGTTATCGATGAGGAGGGTGGAGACTTCCGCTGGGGGGCGGATGATCTCCCAGCCGGGGGGAGTGCTCTTGACCTGCACGTATCCCAGGGCTGCCTGGAGGATGAGGACAACCACAACAATGATCAGGATCCCGGCGAGCAGGTGGCCCGCATTCACGATCAGGTTCCGGTATTTTTTCTCGGGCATGGTATCTGTTCACCGGAGGACCAGGCCCCTGTCGAACCGGATGATGGTATCGGCAACCGTTGTTGCCTCGTATTCATCATGAGTCACGTAGAGCATGCTGGAACCGTCAGCACGGACCGATTCTGCGATAAGGTTGAGAAGATCATCCCGCAGCGGGCGGTCCAGGTTGGTTAAGGGTTCATCGAACAACAGCGTTTCCGGCCGGGGTGCAAGGGCCCGTGCAAGGGCTACCCGCCGGGCTTCCCCACCGGAGATTTGATCCGGGTACCTGTCCCGCAGGTTAGAAATTCCCATCCGGACAAGGAGGGTATCGAGCTGCTGCTTTTGCTCTTCTTCCGGCAATCCATCGAGGGCAAAGAGAATATTTTTCGCAACGGTCATATGCGGCCAGAGGGCAGCAGACTGGAAGACAAAACCAATCCTGCGCTCCGAAGGGGGAACAAACATGTCCGGGCTGCTGACCATCCTGCCATTCATGGAGATCGTACCTTCATCCGGCATCTCCAGGCCCGCAATCAGACGCAGGAGAGTTGTCTTGCCGCTGCCCGAGGGCCCGAGAATGGCAATATGTGCATGGTCCGGAATTTCTAAGGAAACATGGTCTACAGCAGTGTGATTCCCGAATGTTTTGGAGACATCTTCAAGGACGATCATTCTCTTTTCCTCCCATCTGTTTCAGGGGCTCTGCCCGGTCCGCGGTACAACCAGTAAAGGGCAGCAATCGTGCACGCACCTGCCATCAGGGTAAGTATCGTAATCAGGAGGCATAAGCCTGCCACTTCCCCGGCCGCCCCGTAATGGAGATAATTGTAGATCCGCATCGTGAGCGTGCCATGACCGGGCGGGGCTACGACCAGCGTTGCCCCCAGCTCTGCCAGCGTCAGCGCCGCAAGGATTCCCGCGGCAACAAGAAGCCCGGGGGCATAGAGGGGGAGACGGATCTGCAGCCATGTCTCAAGACGGCTCCGGGAAAAAACTGCGGCAGCGTCAAAGAGGATCGGATCGATGAACCGCAGCTGGACAAAGAGGATGATGGCTGCAAAGGGGGCGAACCGTGCAACCGATACGAGGACGGGCATGAGCAGACCCGGGTACAGCATCGAGAGGCCGGGTGTATTCCAGAACAGGATCATGCCGATACCGGTCAAGGAGGCAGGTATTGCAAGAGGGAGAAGAACAAGGATCCATGCCACGGCCCCGCGGAGACCCGGTTGTCTCAGCTCATAGGCAGCAGCCAGTGCCAGGGGTAAGGAGATGAGAATGACACCGGCTGCGATCAGCAGGCTGTAGGTCAATTCCCCCTGCGCCATGGCAACAGAGCGGGTAAAGGTTGACAGGGTGCCGGTCGTGAGGATGAGACCGGAGAAGAGGACTAGGATCTGGAGGCCGATGATCCCGCAGGCAATGGCCTGCAACCCGACAAAGAACCGGGGGAAGCGGGGGGCAGTACCGAACCGGGCCGACAACCAGTCCGGGGTCTGGGCAAGGGTGCGGATTCCCGAGCGGCAGGCAATCATAACGATAATCGTGACGACCATGAGGGGCAGGGCATAGAGAGATGCCAGGGCTGAACTCCCGGTGGCACTGAACTGGGCAAAGATATCCAGGGCATAGACATCGGCCCCGAAAAGAGAGGGAACCGAATAGTCAGAACAGCAGATCAAAAACAGAAACCCAAACGCTGCACCCAGCGCCGGTGCCGATAGTGGCAGCAGGATCTTAAAAAAGGCATCCATATCCGACCGGAAGACCCGTCCGGCCTCGACCAGGTGGAAGTCAACCGATGCAAATGCAATCCAGGAAAGGAGCGTGGCTAACGGGAGCAGCGCCATGAACTCCACCCAGTAGCTGATGCCCCAGCCGGTAACCGGCACACCGGGCATAAACCCGGTCACGTACCCGAGAAGGGAAGACCAGGTGAGGGCGTGGATATAGGGGGGAATTGCGGCAAGGGCCAGCATTGCAAGGAGCACAACAACAAGGATCTTACGGGAAGCCCGCCAGAGAAGAGAGACGAGAAGTACTCCGGTCACGATTCCGGAGAATGCCACTGCTGCGGCAAGACCGATGCTTGCAACAAGGAGCCCCGACCTCCGGGGCGAGAGGAGAAAGGGGGTGGAGAGATCGAGATTTCCTTTCAGGGCGGCATATAAGAGATCAACCCCCAGCCCGATTAATGGGCAGGTGATCAGCAGGAAAAACATGCCCAGCACGAGTGCATACATGCACTGTTGTGGTGTCAGCAGTCCTCTGATTTTCTGGAAAAAAAGGCGGGGGGTTGCCATACAGGTTATCGGATGAAAATCTCAATGAGGTCTTTCTGGGTTGCCGGTATGCCGGTGTAGACATCCTGGTACGATATATCCATTACTTTTATCCCGGTGGTGTTCATGCAGGCAGTCTTTGTCGGGACATCGCGGCTCGGGATCTGGATCCACCCGGAGGAGACCAGCGAGTCCTCGGTCTTCCGGTCCAGCACGTAATCAATGAAGGTTTTTGCCTCTGACGGGTGCGGAGATCCCGCAATCATGGCAATGGTGTTGGGAATCACCAGGGTTCCCATCTCCCCGGGTTGCTGGTCGGGGACAATGATCACAACAGGTTTCCCCCTTTCTACCGCACCACACGCATCATCGGTATCGGTCAGGCCAAAGGCGAGCTGGCCATCGGCCACGAGATCGCGGACAACCGAGTTGCCGTCAACGACCCGGACCTGCCGCTGGCTCATCGTAGTAAAGAAGTCCCGGGCTTTTTTTGTTCCAAGGTAACTGTAGAGAGCTGCTGCATGGGTGGCGGCAGTCCCGAACATCGGGTAAGCGATCCCGACCGTGTTGCCCGGGTACCGGGAATCAAGCATGTCATTTACGGAGTGAGGGTACTGATCCGGGGTGAGTTTGTCCGTATTGACGATGAAGACCCGTGCCCTGCCGCCAAAACCGGTCCAGTAATCCTCTGGATCCCTGAACTGCCGGGGGAGGTCTGCGGCTGAAGGGGAGGAATACGCAGCAAGAATACTCTCATTTTTCAAGAGAAGGGTCTGGCCGAACTCCCCGCTCCAGAAGACATCGGCCTGCGGCCGGTTCCGCTCGGCGATCAGGCGGTTGACAAGCCCGGTTGTCTTGGTGGCTTCCACATCATACACAGGAAGGACGGTGATACCAGTCTGGTTTTCAAAATCGCGGAAAACCGGTTCGGAGTAGACCTGATCAACAGAGGTATAGACGACGACGGTCTTTTTCGGGCCGGTTTTCTGATCGTTTTGAAAAAGGACCAGTGCTGCAACAAGAATCACTGCAAGCACGACAATGACGGCAAGTATCTGAAACGATCGGGTTTTATTCATTCATGTACCCCAACAGGAAGATAGTGAAATCTCATCATCCACTTTTAAAAATCATCTTATTTTACTTTGTTTTTGTTCATCTGCTTCTGAACAGCAACCCGTTGCCAGCCCGTACCGGATACACCGGCAGGAATTATGGAAAGAACAGGGGGCGTTGTGCCCACCTACAGGGTGCCTCATTGCGGGTTGAAAGCAATCGCTGAATCGATCGCTGAATTCCCCGCTACCTTCCGGTACGCCTCAATCCCGGTAAACGGCCGCTTAGCAATAACCGCCGCCACCTTCTTCTTCCCGATACCCGGCAGCCACTTCATCGCAGAAGCAGGAAGTAAGTTGATCTCCACAGGCACGGGCAATGCGGTGATTGAACGCATGCCCCAGTCCACGACCACCATATCGGTAACGGTATTCCGGGGCAGTTTGAGCGGGACACCGACAAGGATCGGGTAGGACCCCAGCTGACGCCCGAACGAGAGATCACCGACAACTTCGATCCGGACATCGCGGAGCACGGTACCAATAGGGAACACCCGCTGGAGCATCGGGAGGTCAATCTTGTTCCGGACAAATTCCTTGAATGCCCGGAACCGCTGCTCGTATTTGCCGAGCGTATTGTTCGTGTACACGGGCGTGCCTTCAAAGGGCATCACCTGCCGGATATTAACCCTCCGGACAGACAGGCCGGCATCCCTCACCCGGACAAGGAACTGTTCGTTTAACGCGTAGGTATTCTCTGTCTCGCCCGCAAGCCCGCAGACACAGTTGATTCCCGGCAGGAGCTCGGGCACATTGTCCCTTCGCATGCCCCCCTCTTCATTCACGATCTCAATCGCCCGGAACACTTCATCGGCCTGCGCCTTGAGATTGTTTGCCGCAATCACTGCCGGATCGGCAGTCTCCATGCCAAACGCAGCCACATCCCCGGACGTGTGATGGCGGACGATCGCCCGGAGCGCCTCACGGCCCGCCTCCTCGTGCCGGGCAATGGTGGCCGGGTTCGTATTGTCGATGTGGAGTGTTTTTAATTCAGGAGCAGCGGTGCGGATCGATGAGAAGAGCTGGTCGAGCAGTTCCGGCCGGGGGGCGGGATACTCGCCGGCTCCCGCACCATAGGCAAGAATATCCGGCTGCCGTCCGACCCGGAAGTGCCGGGCACCATGGGAATGGAGTGCGGCAACTTCTGCTGCAATTCCCGCGATGCTGCGGTACTTCGGCTGGCCATAGAATGGCTCGGTGCAGAACGAGCAGCCCCCGGTCGCCCCGTGCGAGCAGCCTCGGGCGGTCTCCAGTTCGCACATAACATACGGGTAATCGGGATGCTGGGTAATGATCGTACTGCCCGATATGCTCCACGGGTCCGTGCGGGTATAGTCGAGCACCCCGGCCGGTTCGTTCCCGCCAAGAAAATTGTCCAGCGCAATGGCCGGTTCACCGGTGAGCAGGGCATCGAACCCGCTGATCACCTGCCGGATCGCTTTCTGCCCCCCCTCCGCGGCATAACCAAAACCAATCGGCCCGCCGATCAGTTTCTTCGGGCCGCGTACCATGTGGCCGACCTGCTGGATCTCGGTTAAGGTGGCGGGTGTGCCGCCCAGATATTTACCGGGCACCGTAACACCGGCAATCACGACAAGCAGGTCTGCCCGGTTCAATTCAGCGGTCCGCAGGGGGTCGAGGCGGAGCTGGTCGATGGTGAGATACAGTACCACGTAACCGTGGGCGATCAATGCCCCGGCCACTGTCCGGATGTACGGCGAGACATAGGGGGGAACGCCAAGACACGCCGGTTCATCCACGTACCCGTCAAGGATGACTGCCACGGGACTCATACGTTGTGACCGAGCAGGGCGAGAAGTTTTCTGGCCCAGAAAAGTTTCCCGCGTTTCACCGGTTCAACATCCTGATCATCGAGATCGAAGCCGATGAGCGTGACCTTTTCAGCGCCGAGTTCGTCAGCGGCAAAAACAGCCCGGTCGCCATCGGAAAAACCCCCGAAGTTGTGGACGTGGGGGAGCGGGATGCTCTGCGTTGTTCCGACCAGCGGGCCTTTAAACCGGGGCACCCAGTGCTTCAGCAGGGCGATATTATCGCCATGCGCATGCACGACCACGATTGTCCCCTCTTCATTCAATGCAAGGAGCCGGTCGCTCGCACCGTCGAGATCCGTGAAGACGGCATCCGGACGGATGTCATGGGCATCGAGCACATCGGCAGCCGCATCAGCAGCAAAGACCACGCCCTGGATCTTGTCCAGCTCGTCTTTCAGGCAGGGGGCATTGCCGCAGACCGTCACCGGTTTGTCATAGGCCAGTGAAGCAAGCGAGAGCAGGTTATCGCGGGGCAGGAGCGATGCGAGCAGCCGGGCTGCTTCTTCGTCGCCTGCACGATCGAACCCGAAGTATTCCAGGATCTCGCAGTAGTGCGGTTCCCAGTCCTTAAACTGCATTTTTCTTATCCTCGTTCTCCAGCCCGACAAGGTTCTTGAACTTCTCAAGAATCGGTTCGATCACGAGTTTCAGGAGTTCTTCCTTGTTCTCGACCTGGTTAAAGAAGTGGAGCGGAAGGGCTGCTGCTGCCATGTTCGGGTGACCGCCGGCATCGCCCATCTCCCCGAACGCCTCAGACAGGGCATTGCCGACGTGCAGCCGGATGTCACGGTTGCGGGCGGAGATTACAATCGCGTTGTCGGTGATACCATAGACCAGTGCCGTGTTCACTCCTTCGAGCGTGATGAGGATATCAGCAGCCTGCGGGAGGGCATCCCGGTTCATCACAAAACCGACATTGGAGAAGAGGTACCCGCTCTGGATCTTTCGTTCCTGGATCGCCTTTCCGATCACGTCAAGCGTTTCCTGCGACATGGAAGGCGACATAATCTTGTCAAGCAGGTCTGCATCCGTGAGCGGCAGTAAAAAACCGGCATAGTTGAGATCCTGCGGAGTGACGTTGCGCTTGAACTCCTTGGTGTCCGTGCGGATACCATAGAGCAGGGCGGTTGCCACGCGTTTGTCCACCGGCACGTCCAGCTCCTGCAGGTACTGGGTCATGATGCTGGCAGTGGCACCGACCCCGGGCCGGATATCGACAAACGTGCTCTGGGTTGCGATATGCTTGCCATCCTTGTGGTGGTCGATGACGATGTTGATGTTCGTCTGGGGGGGAATATCGTTGTTGGCGCCCGGGCCCGAACAGTCAACGAGTGCGAGGAAGTTGCACTGCTGCATGGCTTCTGCGGTCAGGTGCTCCATCTTGATGTCGAGCAGGTTGACAAACGTGCGGTTCTCCTGGTGGCCGATGTTGCCTTCGTAGAAGATCCGGGTGGTGAGGCTTTTCGGGTTGGCCCGTTTGGCAATTTCAGCAAGTGCCAGTGCCGAAGAGATCGCATCAGGGTCGGGATTCTTGTGGGTGATGATCCCTAAGGTGCCCTCCCAACCGGAAAGCAGGGTAAAAAGCCGCTGGGAGATCCGGCTGGAGTGTTGTTTTTTTATCTGGAGAATCGCCGAGCGGGCGACTACTTCCTGCGGGTACAGGACGAACTCGGCACCGGCCTCGGTGAGCTTCTGGCCATTGACCGGGTCGACCGATCGGGCAACGACCTGCACGGCGGGATACCGCTTCTTGATCGCCAGGACGGCAGCGAGATTGGCATCCCCGTCGCCGGTCATCACGAACGCGATCTCAAACGGGGGAAGGCCCACCAGCATATCGGACGAAGTGATATCGCGCTGGTAGGCATCGAAGTTCTGGTCGCGGAGATGGCGCACCCGGGACTCGTCCTTGTCGACGACCATCACGCGCTCCTGCTCTTTTACGAGTTCCACTATGATATTGTAACCGTTCGTGCCACAGCCGAAAATACAATATTTTGTTGGTCCCGGCTGTTCAAACGGGGCTGGTTCGGGCATGTAACAGAAGATGTACTATTCTAGGGTATTAAGGAATTCTTTGCGTGGGTATACAAAACCTTTATTCGGCATTATCGACCACATTATTAGGTCTAACAGGCTTGGGTCTGTAGCTTAGTTCGGCATAGCGGCGGACTCTTAATCCGCAGGTCAAGGGTTCAAATCCCTTCAGGCCCGTTTTCTCATTGTTTTTTTGACAGGGGACCTGTTGTATTTCCGGCCGTAAATACCGGATTACCGGTAGGCCCGGGTACGTTTTGTTTTTAGTTTAGTATCCCGGGAAGGACTCGGACCGGATGTTATCCTCCGGCAGACCCATCTTTCGGATCACCGGAAGCATCGCATCAACCATCATGGTCGGTTCGCAGAACAGTGCCCCCAATTTGCGGGAGTCATGGGACGGCATCCGATCACCGTAGATCGCAAAGTGTCCCTCACTGACCCCCCCTCACGCACCTTGCCATAGTTTTCTAGATATTACGAGGTAAAATGCACCCTCTTTTGCCCGGAAAACAAAGGATGGTGAGGGGGGTCAGTGAGGGACATTTCGTCCGGACACTGGTCAGAAACCGCAGAAATAATGAGAAAATACGGTGGAGATGCCAGAGGGCTCCCGGTTTTCTACTGATCGAAAAAATGTGGTCCGACCCCCATCCTGCGACGTCCGGGCGTTACCGGATCCGGGATCTTTCCGGAGCAGACCTGGCTATGAAACAAAAAAGAGGGGTAATCATCCGAACGTTGCGGTTAGCTGGCGATCCTCCACAACGTTTGTTACAGTATATGAGATCGTAATTCCCTTCGATGAACCGGTATACACTATTGTTCCATCCAGCTTGATGGTCAGGACTGCCACAGCGGCATTCGGAACAAAGTAAATAGTCTTGCTGCTTCCCCGGGGAACAGATATTTCCTGCCCATTCGTCAGCTTGACCGGAGGGGACAGGGAACCATAGCCTGATCCCGTTGGCGACCATCTCACGGTGATAGTTCGTGTCGAAGTTGTCGCTGTTGCAGTCGGTGTCACGGATGTAGTTGCTGTTACGGTCACGTTTGCAGTCGGGACGGCAGTCACATTTACCGTTGCGGTAACAGTAGGAGAAGACGTAGCTGTCGAAGTTGCTGTTGCGGTCACGTTTGCAGTCGGGACGGCAGTCACATTTACCGTTGCGGTAACAATAGGAGAGGACGTAGCTGTTGGAGTTGCTGTTGTGTTGGTCACATTCACCGTGGCCGTCACGTTAACGTATATATTGGCAGTTGCTGTAACGGTCTCTTTTATCACAATCTCCTGGCTGATGAGGACACCGGAGGTCGCATCAACCAACCTGACTGATATCTGACCCGCGGGAAGTGTTACGATGGAGGCCCCGGCCAGATCGTTGGCCAGAATAAAACCGGAACCCGTGTAATAGAGATACACCAGGTCTCCCGGTGTGAATACATTCGTTCCCGGCGCAGGAACGGCAGCAAACGATCCGGCGGGGGTATCCACGTACACAGTTGCCTTATAGTTGGCAAGTGGCGTGTCGCTGAAAGATACCGGATCCCCCCCGCGATTAAAAAGGGTGATCACTTTTTGTCCGGCAACGCTTTTTACATCGGACTGCGAGACGACATAAGCGGTCTTCTGGGTTAAAGGGAGCCCCCCGTATGCAACAATCAGGATGACTACTGCACAACCAATGCAAAGCGCAATGATCAGTATCTCGTCTATGACTTCACTGATCCCCTCTTCGCGTGTGTTGATACGCACACCTTTTCTTTTCATCACTAGGTTTTATAAAAAAATTTCTATTAATTTGGTGTGGCGATCTTTTTTTTGTGCAGGTACGGTTGCGTTCGTACTACAGGGGTTATCAGATTGCAGGCTCGTTACGGGGTCTCATTGCCATTCACCCTTCACCGGCAAAATTTATGTTCCTTAAAAGCTTGGGCGATGAACAGGGTTTGCGGGAAATCAGATGACCACAGCATGAAATCCCCCGGATATTTACGGTCCTGACGATCAAAGAACCTGTAATACCGCAAAATTCCTTGGATCCAGAAGGAAAAAACAGGACCAAAAACATCAGGAATTCTGTAAATCACCCGGTATACCGGAACTTCCCTTCAGGCACGAATATCTCGAACCGTGCCCCCCTACCGAAAATGCCGGTCTCCCGAATGGTAATACCGGTGATAGCAAGGATCTCCCGTGCCAAAAACAATCCCAGGCCGGTATTCTTTCCCATTCCCCGCTCGAAGATCCTCTCCTTCTCCTCAACCGGGATTCCCGTACCATTATCTTCCACAATCACCAGCAGGCTGTCGGGTTCGCGCTCGCAGAGGACAGTAATCTCAGTCACCCGGACACCGTGACGGAACGCATTATCAAAAAGGTTAAAAAAGACCCGTTCCAGCATCGGATCGGCAAAGATCCCGATGCCCCTGCAGGTGCCGGAGAACGTTACCGGGACCCGGCTTTCTACCCGTCCGATAATTTCCTCGATCGAAAGCCAGGCCGGTGCTTTTGCACCCAGTTCCTGGTACATCCGGGTGAACTCGATCTGGCGGGCGATAGTATCTGCCGCAGTAATGATCTTGCCGAGATAATCGGTGATGACCGGGTCGCCTTTCTTCAGGGCAGCGATCTGGGCATATCCCTGCAGGATCGTAAGCTGGTTCACCACATCGTGCCGCGTCATGCTGTTTAAGAGATTGAGTTTGTGGCTGGCCTCGCGGAACGCCTGTTCCATGGCGCGGTACTCCGTGATATCATGGATAAACCCTTCAGTCCCGTTCACCTCCCCGTTCTCATTATGCAGGAAGTGGGCATTTACGGAACCCCAGAACGTGGAGCCATCCTTTCGCTGTAATTCAATTGTCTGATCAACAATATTCCCATCCCGGGTGATTTTTTCGATCAGGGACTGGCGGACCTCCGGGTGCAGGTAAAAACCGGCCATAGGTTTACCGATCATCTCTTCCACCGAGTCATACCCCAGCATACTTGCCGCGGATGGACTGGCCATGACAATCAGACCTTCGGCATCGGACCGCATGAACGCATCCTCGATATTCTCCACAACGGTGCGGTACCGTTCCTCACTCTCGCGGAGGGCTTCTTCTGCTCGTTTACGCTCCGTGATATCGAAAAACGTTGCCACCATGGCACCGGGCACGGTCCGGAATGCGCTGACAGAAAAGGCCC includes the following:
- a CDS encoding ABC transporter, with the protein product MIVLEDVSKTFGNHTAVDHVSLEIPDHAHIAILGPSGSGKTTLLRLIAGLEMPDEGTISMNGRMVSSPDMFVPPSERRIGFVFQSAALWPHMTVAKNILFALDGLPEEEQKQQLDTLLVRMGISNLRDRYPDQISGGEARRVALARALAPRPETLLFDEPLTNLDRPLRDDLLNLIAESVRADGSSMLYVTHDEYEATTVADTIIRFDRGLVLR
- a CDS encoding ABC transporter substrate-binding protein is translated as MNKTRSFQILAVIVVLAVILVAALVLFQNDQKTGPKKTVVVYTSVDQVYSEPVFRDFENQTGITVLPVYDVEATKTTGLVNRLIAERNRPQADVFWSGEFGQTLLLKNESILAAYSSPSAADLPRQFRDPEDYWTGFGGRARVFIVNTDKLTPDQYPHSVNDMLDSRYPGNTVGIAYPMFGTAATHAAALYSYLGTKKARDFFTTMSQRQVRVVDGNSVVRDLVADGQLAFGLTDTDDACGAVERGKPVVIIVPDQQPGEMGTLVIPNTIAMIAGSPHPSEAKTFIDYVLDRKTEDSLVSSGWIQIPSRDVPTKTACMNTTGIKVMDISYQDVYTGIPATQKDLIEIFIR
- a CDS encoding radical SAM protein — translated: MSPVAVILDGYVDEPACLGVPPYVSPYIRTVAGALIAHGYVVLYLTIDQLRLDPLRTAELNRADLLVVIAGVTVPGKYLGGTPATLTEIQQVGHMVRGPKKLIGGPIGFGYAAEGGQKAIRQVISGFDALLTGEPAIALDNFLGGNEPAGVLDYTRTDPWSISGSTIITQHPDYPYVMCELETARGCSHGATGGCSFCTEPFYGQPKYRSIAGIAAEVAALHSHGARHFRVGRQPDILAYGAGAGEYPAPRPELLDQLFSSIRTAAPELKTLHIDNTNPATIARHEEAGREALRAIVRHHTSGDVAAFGMETADPAVIAANNLKAQADEVFRAIEIVNEEGGMRRDNVPELLPGINCVCGLAGETENTYALNEQFLVRVRDAGLSVRRVNIRQVMPFEGTPVYTNNTLGKYEQRFRAFKEFVRNKIDLPMLQRVFPIGTVLRDVRIEVVGDLSFGRQLGSYPILVGVPLKLPRNTVTDMVVVDWGMRSITALPVPVEINLLPASAMKWLPGIGKKKVAAVIAKRPFTGIEAYRKVAGNSAIDSAIAFNPQ
- a CDS encoding potassium transporter TrkA: MPEPAPFEQPGPTKYCIFGCGTNGYNIIVELVKEQERVMVVDKDESRVRHLRDQNFDAYQRDITSSDMLVGLPPFEIAFVMTGDGDANLAAVLAIKKRYPAVQVVARSVDPVNGQKLTEAGAEFVLYPQEVVARSAILQIKKQHSSRISQRLFTLLSGWEGTLGIITHKNPDPDAISSALALAEIAKRANPKSLTTRIFYEGNIGHQENRTFVNLLDIKMEHLTAEAMQQCNFLALVDCSGPGANNDIPPQTNINIVIDHHKDGKHIATQSTFVDIRPGVGATASIMTQYLQELDVPVDKRVATALLYGIRTDTKEFKRNVTPQDLNYAGFLLPLTDADLLDKIMSPSMSQETLDVIGKAIQERKIQSGYLFSNVGFVMNRDALPQAADILITLEGVNTALVYGITDNAIVISARNRDIRLHVGNALSEAFGEMGDAGGHPNMAAAALPLHFFNQVENKEELLKLVIEPILEKFKNLVGLENEDKKNAV